Proteins co-encoded in one Papaver somniferum cultivar HN1 chromosome 5, ASM357369v1, whole genome shotgun sequence genomic window:
- the LOC113280998 gene encoding 11-beta-hydroxysteroid dehydrogenase 1B-like — MELIHVIMDIVVPPIILISLLIAIPLNLINNLVSFIQRSFSLEDLSGKVVLITGASSGIGEFLAYAYAKKGARLVLVARRENRLREVADKAKKHGSPDVLVCAADVSKVEDCKRFVQDAIDHFGCLDHLVNNAGVTSGYTFEDTTDITTPMNLMNVNFWGSVYPTHFAVPHLRKSKGKIVVIASLASWLYSPQMIFYGASKAAMMNFFETLRVELGSAVKITIVSPGFIESEMTQGKHLTNDGSMQVDPEKRDSLVGMFPVRGGFECAKTIVHGVRRGDRNITDPSWFRILYICKVFVSEVVEWFFSVLFVPQPGVTENSTLTKRILDFTGMKKYIYPASIDSSADVKKK; from the exons ATGGAGCTGATTCATGTAATAATGGACATAGTGGTTCCACCCATCATTCTAATCTCCCTCCTTATCGCCATACCTCTTAATCTTATCAACAATTTAGTCTCTTTCATCCAGAGATCATTTTCCCTGGAAGACTTATCTGGAAAGGTTGTTCTAATTACCGGTGCATCTTCCGGCATCGGGGAG TTTCTTGCGTATGCTTATGCCAAGAAAGGAGCTCGTCTAGTACTAGTTGCTAGAAGAGAGAATCGTCTTCGAGAAGTTGCAGATAAAGCTAAGAAGCATGGATCACCTGATGTTTTAGTTTGTGCAGCTGATGTCTCCAAAGTTGAAGACTGTAAAAGATTTGTTCAAGATGCCATCGACCATTTCGGGTGCC TTGATCATCTTGTGAATAACGCCGGCGTGACTAGTGGCTACACATTTGAGGATACGACCGATATCACCACACCTATGAACCTCATG aACGTGAACTTTTGGGGATCAGTTTATCCAACTCATTTTGCCGTTCCGCATTTGAGAAAGAGCAAAGGCAAGATCGTGGTGATTGCATCTCTGGCGTCGTGGTTGTATTCTCCGCAAATGATCTTCTATGGT GCTAGCAAAGCTGCAATGATGAACTTCTTCGAAACACTGAGAGTTGAGTTGGGTTCTGCGGTCAAGATAACAATAGTATCTCCAGGGTTTATAGAATCAGAAATGACTCAAGGCAAACACCTTACGAATGATGGTTCCAtgcaggttgatccagaaaagagAGAC TCTCTGGTGGGAATGTTTCCGGTACGAGGAGGATTCGAATGTGCCAAGACAATCGTCCATGGTGTACGTAGAGGGGATAGAAATATAACAGATCCGTCATGGTTTAGAATTCTATACATATGCAAAGTATTTGTGAGTGAGGTAGTGGAGTGGTTTTTCAGTGTGTTGTTTGTACCACAACCGGGAGTAACCGAAAACAGTACCTTGACCAAAAGGATTTTAGACTTCACCGGAATGAAGAAATACATCTATCCTGCTTCGATTGACTCGTCGGCCGatgtcaaaaaaaaatga